The proteins below come from a single Microtus ochrogaster isolate Prairie Vole_2 unplaced genomic scaffold, MicOch1.0 UNK2, whole genome shotgun sequence genomic window:
- the LOC101990756 gene encoding prefoldin subunit 5-like, which produces MAQSINITELNLPQLEMLKNQLDQEVEFLSTSIAQLKVVQTKYVEAKDCLNVLNKNNEGKELLVLLTSSMYVPGKLHDVDVGTGYYVEKTADDAKDFFKRKIDFLTKQMEKIQPALQEKHAMKQAVMEMMSQKIQQLTALGATQATAKA; this is translated from the exons ATGGCGCAGTCGATTAACATCACGGAGCTGAATCTGCCACAACTAGAAATGCTCAAGAACCAGCTGGACCAG GAAGTGGAGTTTTTGTCCACGTCCATTGCTCAGCTCAAGGTGGTACAGACCAAGTATGTGGAAGCCAAGGACTGTCTGAACGTGCTGAACAAGAACAACGAGGGAAAAGAATTACTGGTCCTACTGACGAGTTCTATGTATGTCCCTGGGAAGCTCCATGACGTCGATGTGGGAACCGGCTACTACGTGGAGAAGACAGCTGACGATGCCAAGGActtcttcaaaaggaaaatagacTTTCTCACCAAGCAGATGGAGAAAATCCAGCCAGCTCTGCAGGAGAAGCACGCTATGAAGCAAGCCGTCATGGAAATGATGAGCCAGAAGATCCAGCAGCTCACAGCCCTGGGAGCGACGCAGGCTACGGCCAAGGCATGA